One genomic segment of Erythrobacter sp. THAF29 includes these proteins:
- a CDS encoding ATP-binding protein: MERTSELLAKSEAISAPDSAGSGVPDGKSVAAALMGGILFFVLAILSLSLSKFDATLASIWLPNAVAVAVLLRTRLASEWPYFLAVFVASTFANAASGTPILVSMVFSLANVIDIGLVAWIVRRGGRRHPDMADLSDLSRFVWAGGFLGPAVSAIVAALAMGPWTEAAREVALSWFLTDSVGMVLIVPMILLAVDALQSPSPSTGQQLIERASLLIGGLVCAFFVFWQDIYPLLFLLPPITLLHAFRLGSLGTAVCVIGLAVVTCAMTWAGLGPIARLEASASTELMLIQAFIAANFLTGLPIAAILAGRERMVEQIERSERELRLLAENINDAILFYNEQGICTYASPSVMPVLGRQPDSFIGKRASARMHQDARDKIMQAEEALLAGTRNHLRFTYRRLNDAVDGSPVFIEADAAVAHHPDTGERQGFVVAARDVTERVELELLLTRARRHAENAARAKSEFLANMSHEIRTPMNGVLGFAELMLQGDLDEDQRRQTQLIVQSGRSMMLLLNDILDLSKIEAGQIAIDRKPLDLHATLWECVSLHRANAEKKGLDLRLERDDAETDSAECWLATDGLRLRQIVLNLIGNAVKFTQNGSIVVSYSVREDEFLIRVMDTGIGISPSRQDLVFSPFTQGENDTSRRFGGTGLGLTISRQLAELLGGTIELKSEPGVGSCFTVILPARHAQPAPERPSKPEPLQLGDLPTDARILLAEDHDVNRMLATEMLQRCGQSVAIAHDGHEAISMVIDSVMRGTPYDLVLMDIQMPGCDGYAATRAIRAEGITPDDLPIIALTANAFPEDVAAARDAGMQAHLAKPLVFADLARALQRWLPTRIVEADDGCEPDRSERRQKTLKPETAQAAAAEPSHSPALLERWLTRRKEAIDAVRKAANDGTLADGGGTHDLARLVHKLAGTAAMFGEAELGEQAAEFERALRSGAESETQQALAAELLSLADTRMADESERGAA, translated from the coding sequence ATGGAGCGCACGTCAGAGCTTCTGGCAAAGTCCGAAGCGATATCCGCACCCGACTCCGCCGGAAGCGGGGTGCCGGACGGCAAGAGCGTGGCAGCCGCCCTGATGGGCGGCATCCTGTTTTTCGTGCTCGCAATTCTGAGCCTGTCTCTGTCGAAATTCGATGCGACGCTCGCGAGCATATGGCTTCCCAATGCCGTCGCCGTCGCTGTCCTCCTGAGGACCCGCCTCGCCAGCGAGTGGCCCTATTTCCTCGCGGTTTTCGTGGCCAGCACGTTCGCCAACGCCGCATCCGGCACTCCGATCCTCGTATCCATGGTCTTCTCGCTCGCAAATGTAATCGATATCGGGCTTGTCGCCTGGATCGTTCGCCGCGGCGGCAGGCGGCACCCCGATATGGCCGACCTGTCCGACCTGTCGCGCTTTGTGTGGGCGGGCGGTTTCCTGGGCCCGGCCGTGTCTGCAATAGTCGCAGCTCTCGCCATGGGGCCGTGGACCGAGGCTGCAAGGGAAGTGGCACTATCGTGGTTCCTCACCGACAGTGTGGGCATGGTGTTGATCGTTCCGATGATCCTCCTTGCGGTCGATGCACTGCAATCGCCGTCGCCATCGACAGGGCAGCAGCTGATCGAACGCGCAAGCTTGCTTATCGGTGGTCTGGTCTGCGCGTTCTTCGTGTTCTGGCAAGACATCTACCCTCTGCTTTTCCTGTTGCCCCCGATTACCCTCCTGCATGCCTTCAGGCTTGGAAGCCTGGGAACGGCGGTGTGCGTTATCGGACTCGCGGTGGTGACTTGCGCGATGACATGGGCGGGTCTCGGCCCGATCGCCCGGCTCGAGGCATCCGCTTCGACCGAACTCATGCTGATCCAGGCGTTTATCGCCGCAAACTTCCTGACGGGCCTGCCGATTGCGGCCATCCTTGCCGGGCGTGAGCGAATGGTGGAACAGATTGAGCGTAGCGAGCGTGAACTTCGCCTGCTCGCAGAGAATATCAACGATGCGATCCTGTTCTACAACGAGCAGGGGATTTGCACCTATGCCTCGCCATCTGTCATGCCGGTGCTGGGGCGTCAGCCGGATTCCTTCATCGGAAAGCGCGCATCGGCAAGAATGCACCAGGACGCGCGCGACAAGATCATGCAGGCGGAAGAGGCGCTTCTTGCGGGCACGCGCAACCACTTGCGCTTCACATATCGCCGTCTCAACGATGCAGTTGACGGATCCCCGGTCTTCATCGAGGCGGACGCCGCCGTCGCCCACCACCCCGACACCGGGGAACGGCAGGGCTTTGTCGTCGCGGCCCGGGACGTTACCGAAAGGGTGGAACTCGAATTGCTGCTTACCCGTGCGCGGCGCCATGCCGAAAATGCCGCCCGCGCAAAGTCCGAATTTCTCGCCAATATGAGCCACGAAATCCGGACTCCGATGAATGGTGTCCTTGGTTTTGCCGAGCTGATGTTGCAGGGCGATCTTGACGAGGACCAGCGTCGCCAGACCCAACTGATCGTGCAGTCGGGCCGGTCGATGATGCTCCTGCTCAATGACATCCTCGACCTTTCGAAAATCGAGGCTGGGCAAATCGCCATCGATCGCAAACCCTTAGATCTGCATGCGACCCTTTGGGAATGCGTGTCGCTACACCGTGCCAATGCGGAGAAGAAGGGGCTCGACCTGCGACTGGAACGCGATGACGCAGAGACGGACAGCGCGGAATGCTGGCTCGCCACAGACGGGCTGCGGCTGCGTCAGATCGTGCTCAACCTGATCGGCAATGCCGTGAAGTTCACCCAGAACGGCAGCATCGTGGTGAGCTACTCCGTCCGCGAGGACGAATTTCTCATACGGGTCATGGATACCGGGATCGGGATCAGCCCCTCACGACAGGACCTCGTGTTCTCACCGTTCACACAGGGAGAAAACGATACGTCACGGCGCTTTGGCGGAACGGGTTTGGGATTGACGATCAGCAGGCAGCTAGCCGAACTGCTTGGCGGCACCATCGAGCTGAAGAGCGAGCCCGGTGTCGGGTCGTGTTTCACCGTCATCCTTCCGGCAAGGCACGCCCAACCTGCGCCTGAGCGACCCTCGAAGCCAGAACCGCTGCAACTGGGTGACTTGCCCACGGACGCACGCATTTTGCTGGCCGAAGATCACGACGTGAACCGCATGCTCGCCACCGAGATGCTCCAGCGCTGTGGACAGTCCGTGGCGATCGCGCATGACGGTCACGAGGCGATCTCTATGGTCATCGACAGCGTGATGCGCGGCACACCTTACGATCTTGTGCTGATGGATATCCAGATGCCCGGCTGCGACGGATACGCGGCAACCCGCGCGATCCGTGCCGAGGGGATCACGCCGGATGACTTGCCGATTATCGCGCTCACCGCGAATGCCTTCCCTGAAGACGTCGCCGCCGCGCGCGATGCGGGAATGCAGGCGCACCTTGCCAAGCCACTGGTGTTCGCCGACCTGGCCCGTGCCCTTCAGCGCTGGCTCCCGACGAGAATTGTCGAGGCGGATGATGGGTGCGAGCCGGATCGATCCGAGCGGCGACAAAAGACGCTCAAGCCCGAAACAGCACAGGCGGCGGCAGCGGAGCCTTCGCACTCGCCCGCTCTGCTCGAGCGCTGGCTGACGCGGCGCAAAGAGGCGATCGATGCGGTGCGCAAGGCGGCTAATGACGGAACGCTTGCCGATGGCGGCGGGACGCACGATCTTGCGCGGCTCGTCCATAAGCTCGCCGGCACTGCCGCTATGTTCGGAGAGGCCGAGCTGGGCGAACAGGCCGCCGAATTCGAGCGTGCGCTACGCTCGGGCGCAGAAAGCGAGACGCAGCAGGCACTCGCCGCTGAACTGCTGAGCCTGGCCGACACGCGGATGGCGGACGAAAGCGAACGCGGCGCAGCCTGA
- a CDS encoding class I mannose-6-phosphate isomerase, with the protein MVEKVWGRETLPPPFKAPDGKRIGEIWFEPPAQLPQLLVKYLFTSEKLSVQVHPGNHNALSGENGKEECWLVLDAEPGASLAIGFDDTHSPDTIEQAARDGSIEDLLTWHEARAGDVFYLPAGTVHAIGPGLSLVEVQQASDTTFRLYDYGRPRELHLERAMAVADLQPYPRRHKGSVAERGEALIDGPRFRLDRIEGKPDARVSSTYKGALFALPLKGEVSDKSGSMRAVAGECLYAPGIDALDFAAAELTLLTCPTG; encoded by the coding sequence ATGGTCGAAAAGGTGTGGGGGCGTGAAACGCTTCCTCCTCCATTCAAAGCTCCTGATGGCAAGCGGATCGGCGAAATCTGGTTTGAGCCTCCCGCCCAGTTGCCGCAGCTCCTCGTCAAATACCTTTTCACGAGCGAAAAACTCTCGGTCCAGGTCCACCCCGGCAATCACAATGCGCTTTCCGGCGAAAACGGCAAAGAGGAATGCTGGCTGGTGCTCGATGCGGAGCCGGGCGCATCCCTTGCCATCGGTTTCGACGACACGCATTCGCCCGATACGATCGAGCAGGCCGCGCGCGACGGTTCTATCGAGGACCTGCTCACCTGGCATGAAGCGCGCGCTGGCGATGTATTCTATCTGCCGGCGGGAACCGTGCATGCCATCGGCCCGGGGCTTTCGCTCGTGGAGGTGCAGCAGGCGAGCGACACGACCTTCAGGCTGTATGATTACGGTCGACCGCGCGAGCTGCATCTGGAACGTGCGATGGCGGTCGCGGATCTGCAACCCTATCCACGCCGGCACAAGGGATCGGTCGCAGAACGCGGAGAGGCGCTGATTGACGGCCCTCGGTTCAGGCTCGATCGGATTGAAGGTAAACCAGACGCGCGGGTTTCGTCGACCTATAAGGGCGCATTGTTCGCGCTTCCGCTGAAGGGCGAAGTGAGTGACAAATCGGGCAGCATGCGTGCCGTGGCCGGGGAGTGCCTCTACGCGCCGGGTATCGATGCACTGGATTTTGCCGCGGCAGAGCTGACGCTTCTCACTTGCCCGACGGGTTAG
- a CDS encoding TonB-dependent receptor: MKLKYLLAASVVSLTAATTIAAPAAAQQITSGIEGQVSDESGAALPGATVTITDERTQSSRTVTTGAAGNFRVGSLPPGGPYTVTVTANGYEGQTVEEVFTSISGNTGFNFTLSATAAGAADNVIVVTGARAQVTQLAVGPGTAFDTQTLEAFPSITRDVRDIIRIDPRVSLERNNDVDRISCLGGNDRGNTFTVDGIIQSDVFGLNGTPFAARNSLPLPYDVIEQTSVEFAPFDVEYSDFTGCLVNVVTKAGSNRFSGSAFITYFDGGMQADEVEQADGSVDPFNAGEEKRWGVTLSGPIIPDRLFFSFGYEETDLGDGFNGGPGTTGVDFFTQAQFDRFAQIASSVYGQDIGGIPTQLPESNVRYFGRIDANISDDHRLEATYQRLEETNVEPDFGRDNFGGLNSFEDEGTISDYYSLRLYSDWSDTVSTELRISRAEVGDVQGPVGFGEAQSENPTVRLVVGVDGPGDIGTLSTGPGIFRSANQLDTKIDQARFILNVDAGDGHFLKFGTEINDLEVFNLFAINATGSLYFQNLDDFEAGLLSPGDEFFPNNDEIFFGDAYAADINVAPGFDINNAAALFSRRTYSVFAQDEWQATDQLSVTAGVRVQLYDGDAPRVNPLFQQRFGFTNAVSFGKLDPVVLPRLAATYEFDNDGFFSNSRLTAGVGIFSGGDPVVYFSNAFSNNGFSTGLGTSNSCSDAELNRNADGKPQVLVNGQFTGIPQCVVAAGEARASAGRADVQSIDPNLDIPTAVRANLGFATDLGGDGGFFGGWKLNLDYIYTRFNDNLAVVDLVQVVDPSLGNNGFTVDGRPIYRPIDPIAPGCNAVLQGTGGVPPTYSNVTDACFAALNPDGTRGRGVGVDDFLQLTNGPSFDSHNASLILRKRFSEGVLTEGGSVSVNLGYAFTDSQQTINFRSSTATSTFDNTPAFDRQNLAVSQSGFETRHNFTASLYFREEFIDGFDTGLGIFFRASEGRPYSLVFDDGRPFFNDSNSREENALLYVPTGIDDPNIAPPVFDANGVWTGDGSDPAAVAQLLAALENGEGIVSDLNCNFTRGETVKRNQCRNDWFFDLDMRFSQELPFIGTLTGITEDRIELFVDFDNFLNLLDSGWNTRRALGGFDGRVDLVDGAFDDQGRYVITNFNPGSGEANTFESSTAWRIQIGARYEF, translated from the coding sequence ATGAAATTGAAGTATCTCCTGGCAGCGAGCGTCGTCAGCCTCACTGCCGCTACCACGATTGCAGCTCCGGCTGCCGCACAGCAGATTACCTCTGGCATCGAAGGCCAGGTATCCGACGAAAGCGGCGCAGCGCTGCCGGGTGCAACCGTCACCATCACCGACGAACGCACCCAGTCCTCGCGCACCGTGACGACCGGCGCTGCCGGTAACTTCCGCGTCGGCTCGCTGCCGCCGGGTGGCCCCTACACCGTGACCGTCACCGCGAACGGCTATGAAGGCCAGACCGTCGAAGAGGTGTTCACGAGCATTTCGGGTAACACCGGCTTCAACTTCACCCTTTCCGCTACGGCTGCAGGTGCAGCCGACAATGTCATCGTCGTCACCGGCGCACGCGCGCAGGTCACGCAATTGGCCGTTGGCCCAGGTACCGCATTTGACACCCAGACGCTCGAAGCGTTCCCGTCGATCACCCGCGACGTTCGCGATATCATCCGCATTGACCCGCGTGTCAGCCTTGAGCGCAACAACGATGTCGATCGTATATCCTGCCTCGGTGGCAACGACCGCGGCAACACCTTCACCGTCGACGGAATCATCCAGTCGGACGTTTTCGGCCTCAACGGCACGCCGTTTGCAGCGCGCAACTCGCTTCCGCTCCCGTACGACGTGATCGAGCAGACCTCGGTCGAGTTCGCTCCGTTTGACGTCGAATACTCCGACTTTACCGGCTGTCTCGTTAACGTCGTGACGAAGGCCGGTTCGAACCGCTTCAGCGGCTCGGCATTCATCACCTACTTCGATGGCGGCATGCAGGCCGATGAGGTGGAACAGGCCGATGGCAGCGTCGATCCGTTCAATGCGGGCGAGGAAAAGCGCTGGGGCGTAACCCTTTCGGGCCCGATCATCCCCGACCGACTGTTTTTCTCGTTCGGTTACGAAGAAACCGACCTTGGCGACGGTTTCAATGGTGGCCCGGGCACGACCGGCGTGGACTTCTTCACGCAAGCGCAGTTCGACCGTTTCGCCCAGATTGCAAGCAGCGTCTACGGCCAGGACATCGGCGGCATCCCCACCCAGCTGCCAGAATCGAACGTCCGTTACTTCGGTCGTATCGATGCGAACATTTCCGACGATCACCGTCTCGAAGCGACCTACCAGCGTCTTGAGGAAACCAATGTCGAGCCCGATTTCGGTCGCGACAATTTCGGCGGCCTAAACTCGTTCGAAGACGAAGGCACGATCTCCGATTACTACTCGCTTCGTCTCTATTCGGACTGGAGCGACACCGTTTCGACTGAGCTGCGCATCAGCCGCGCAGAAGTCGGTGACGTTCAGGGCCCTGTCGGCTTCGGTGAAGCGCAGTCGGAGAATCCGACCGTGCGTCTCGTCGTCGGCGTTGACGGCCCGGGCGACATCGGTACGCTCTCGACCGGACCCGGCATCTTCCGTTCGGCCAACCAGCTCGATACAAAGATCGACCAGGCGCGTTTCATCCTCAACGTGGATGCAGGCGACGGTCACTTCCTGAAGTTCGGCACCGAGATCAACGATCTCGAAGTGTTCAACTTGTTCGCCATCAACGCGACCGGTTCGCTCTACTTCCAGAACCTCGATGACTTTGAAGCCGGCCTTCTTTCGCCGGGCGACGAGTTCTTCCCGAACAACGACGAGATTTTCTTCGGCGATGCCTATGCCGCGGACATCAACGTTGCGCCGGGCTTCGACATCAACAACGCTGCTGCACTCTTCAGCCGTCGCACCTATTCGGTGTTCGCGCAGGACGAATGGCAGGCCACCGACCAGCTCTCGGTGACCGCAGGTGTCCGCGTGCAGCTATATGATGGCGATGCGCCGCGCGTGAATCCGCTGTTCCAGCAGCGGTTCGGCTTCACCAACGCCGTTTCGTTCGGCAAGCTCGATCCGGTCGTGCTGCCGCGTCTCGCGGCGACCTATGAGTTCGACAACGACGGATTCTTCTCGAACAGCCGCCTGACCGCAGGCGTGGGTATCTTCTCGGGCGGCGACCCGGTCGTGTACTTCTCGAACGCGTTCTCAAACAACGGCTTCTCGACTGGCCTGGGCACGTCGAACAGCTGTTCGGACGCAGAGCTGAACCGCAACGCCGACGGCAAGCCGCAGGTGCTCGTGAATGGCCAGTTCACCGGCATCCCGCAGTGTGTCGTTGCCGCGGGTGAAGCCCGCGCTTCGGCTGGCCGCGCAGACGTCCAGTCGATCGACCCGAACCTCGACATCCCGACCGCGGTTCGCGCGAACCTCGGCTTCGCCACCGATCTCGGCGGTGATGGCGGATTCTTCGGCGGCTGGAAGCTGAACCTCGACTACATCTACACCCGCTTCAACGACAACCTCGCGGTTGTCGACCTGGTGCAGGTTGTCGATCCGTCGCTCGGCAATAACGGCTTCACTGTAGATGGTCGTCCGATCTATCGTCCGATCGATCCGATTGCACCGGGTTGTAACGCCGTACTTCAAGGCACCGGCGGCGTTCCGCCGACCTACAGCAACGTGACCGATGCCTGCTTTGCGGCGCTGAACCCTGACGGGACCCGCGGCCGCGGTGTTGGCGTCGACGACTTCCTGCAGTTGACCAACGGTCCGAGCTTCGACAGCCACAATGCATCGCTGATCCTGCGCAAGCGCTTCAGCGAAGGCGTGCTTACCGAAGGCGGTAGCGTGAGCGTCAATCTCGGCTATGCCTTCACGGATAGCCAGCAGACGATCAACTTCCGTTCGTCGACTGCAACCTCGACCTTCGACAACACGCCTGCATTCGACCGCCAGAACCTGGCTGTCTCGCAGTCGGGCTTCGAAACTCGCCATAACTTCACCGCTTCGCTTTATTTCCGCGAAGAGTTCATCGACGGTTTCGACACCGGCCTCGGCATTTTCTTCCGTGCATCGGAAGGCCGTCCGTACAGCCTGGTGTTCGACGATGGTCGTCCGTTCTTCAACGACAGCAACTCGCGTGAAGAGAATGCGCTGCTCTACGTGCCCACCGGCATTGACGATCCGAACATCGCGCCGCCGGTTTTCGACGCGAATGGCGTGTGGACCGGTGATGGTTCGGACCCTGCGGCGGTTGCCCAGCTTCTTGCCGCACTCGAAAACGGCGAGGGCATTGTCAGCGACCTCAACTGCAACTTCACTCGCGGTGAGACCGTCAAGCGCAACCAGTGCCGCAACGACTGGTTCTTCGACCTCGATATGCGCTTCAGCCAGGAACTGCCCTTTATCGGTACGCTTACCGGCATCACCGAAGATCGCATCGAACTGTTTGTCGACTTCGACAACTTCCTGAACCTGCTCGACAGCGGCTGGAATACCCGCCGTGCACTGGGCGGCTTCGACGGACGTGTCGACCTTGTCGATGGCGCTTTTGATGACCAGGGTCGCTACGTGATCACCAACTTCAACCCGGGCTCGGGTGAGGCGAACACGTTCGAGTCGAGCACCGCATGGCGGATCCAGATCGGTGCGCGTTACGAATTCTAA
- a CDS encoding TonB family protein — translation MQTPAKTRYSSTMKRPRWWLVLAIVLLHILALYGLARALAPEFTASVEGSVVEAFTVTITAPPDPPPPENQPESDEGAQGDPGKEAVPEPVTAPTSRIETQPTPRPQASSTGTATRSGARDTGEGTGAAGTGTGTGSGNRGGGRGGVAVSKPVHISGSINNARDYPTPPGGREARRGTEVIVKVTVGVDGRARGCSIYRPSPDPEADRITCRLVEERLRFRPATDANGNSVPAPFYWRQRWF, via the coding sequence ATGCAGACCCCCGCAAAAACCCGTTATTCCAGCACAATGAAGCGGCCACGTTGGTGGCTCGTGCTAGCGATAGTCTTGCTCCATATTCTTGCGCTCTACGGGCTTGCCCGCGCTCTTGCGCCAGAATTTACAGCATCGGTCGAAGGCAGCGTGGTCGAGGCGTTCACGGTAACCATAACGGCTCCCCCCGACCCGCCACCGCCCGAAAACCAGCCGGAATCCGATGAAGGCGCGCAGGGCGATCCGGGTAAGGAGGCGGTGCCCGAACCCGTCACCGCGCCAACCTCGCGGATCGAGACGCAGCCGACGCCGAGGCCGCAAGCATCCTCGACAGGCACCGCAACCCGTTCAGGTGCGCGCGACACCGGCGAAGGTACGGGCGCTGCGGGGACCGGAACGGGCACGGGAAGCGGCAACAGGGGCGGCGGGCGGGGCGGCGTTGCCGTCAGCAAGCCGGTGCACATCTCGGGCAGTATCAACAATGCGCGCGATTATCCCACGCCTCCCGGCGGACGCGAGGCCCGGCGCGGAACCGAGGTGATCGTAAAGGTCACGGTGGGAGTGGATGGACGAGCGCGCGGCTGCTCGATCTACCGCCCCAGCCCCGATCCTGAAGCCGATCGCATCACCTGCCGGCTGGTCGAGGAGCGGCTTCGTTTCCGCCCTGCGACGGATGCCAATGGCAATTCTGTCCCTGCGCCTTTCTATTGGCGACAACGCTGGTTCTAA
- a CDS encoding mannose-1-phosphate guanylyltransferase: MPIKIHPVILCGGSGTRLWPVSRKDKPKPFLPLVGDRTLFEEALERASDTELFAPPMVVAGERHADLVEAQIGESCGHTIIVEPAPRNTAPAIALAAALLEPDDVMLVCPSDHHIADTDAFRAAAKAAAELASRDWLVSFGIAPTHPETGYGYLKRGESLPGGYRIDTFVEKPDRERAERYVAGGEHSWNGGIFAFRAGRLLDELEAHRGEMARLVRESVARGRREDSRFLPASAPFVAIEGDSIDYAVMEKTARAAMVPVDMGWSDIGNWAALKDALGSESDEAGNVARGPVDLDGCSDVLALSDGPRISVVGLEDVVIVVSGEEVLVTTREGAQRVGKLPGASSQ; encoded by the coding sequence ATGCCGATCAAAATCCATCCGGTCATCCTGTGCGGTGGCAGCGGGACCCGGCTTTGGCCGGTCAGCCGGAAGGACAAGCCCAAACCGTTCCTGCCGCTGGTGGGCGATCGGACCCTGTTCGAAGAGGCGCTCGAACGCGCTTCGGACACCGAGCTGTTCGCCCCACCTATGGTCGTCGCCGGAGAACGGCATGCGGACCTGGTCGAGGCGCAAATCGGCGAGTCATGCGGGCACACCATCATCGTGGAGCCGGCACCGCGCAACACTGCACCGGCGATTGCACTCGCGGCTGCTCTGCTTGAGCCTGACGATGTCATGCTCGTCTGCCCGAGTGACCATCACATTGCAGATACCGATGCATTCCGCGCAGCGGCAAAGGCGGCTGCCGAACTCGCCTCCCGGGATTGGCTGGTTTCATTCGGGATAGCCCCTACGCACCCCGAAACCGGCTACGGCTACCTCAAGCGAGGAGAAAGCCTGCCCGGCGGTTATCGCATCGACACATTCGTGGAGAAGCCCGATCGTGAGCGCGCCGAGCGGTATGTCGCTGGCGGCGAGCACAGCTGGAATGGCGGAATTTTCGCATTTCGCGCAGGTAGACTGCTGGACGAGCTCGAGGCACATCGCGGCGAAATGGCACGGCTCGTCAGAGAATCGGTCGCTCGGGGCAGGCGCGAGGATTCGAGATTCCTCCCTGCTTCCGCTCCTTTTGTTGCAATCGAGGGCGACTCGATCGACTATGCGGTAATGGAAAAGACTGCACGCGCGGCGATGGTCCCGGTGGACATGGGCTGGTCGGATATCGGCAATTGGGCCGCGCTCAAGGATGCGCTGGGTAGCGAATCCGATGAGGCGGGCAACGTTGCCCGAGGACCGGTCGATCTCGACGGATGCAGCGATGTGCTGGCGCTGAGCGATGGTCCGCGCATCTCTGTCGTGGGGCTGGAAGATGTGGTCATCGTCGTGTCGGGCGAAGAGGTTCTGGTCACCACGCGCGAAGGTGCGCAGCGTGTCGGCAAGCTCCCCGGAGCAAGCAGTCAATGA